Proteins co-encoded in one Cervus canadensis isolate Bull #8, Minnesota chromosome 15, ASM1932006v1, whole genome shotgun sequence genomic window:
- the TEX51 gene encoding testis-expressed protein 51 has translation MLLLLLSCLLPATNGKNCLQCWQELPALIDYDLQILWGTPGPPAELSQSQDHLEEAAGTLFTHINKAIRKLRDDKPSLLEEVRVLKQQFSKELEDVSEGLKDKDIRSTLEVISCTTCQKHFLTCQDPALCPAWTGKNFRWAMGIGIALPLVTLAGGGCYIFWLEKKKKKKDEEAQKVWDI, from the exons ATGCTCCTTCTCTTGCTCAGCTGTCTCCTGCCTGCCACCAATGGGAAGAACTGCCTCCAATGCTGGCAAGAGCTGCCTGCACTAATAGATTATGACCTGCAGATTCTTTGGGGCACCCCAGGACCACCCGCAGAGCTCTCCCAAA GTCAAGACCATTTGGAGGAAGCAGCAGGAACATTATTCACTCACATAAATAAAGCCATTAGGAAGCTTCGAGATG ATAAACCATCACTTCTGGAAGAGGTTCGTGTCCTGAAGCAGCAATTTTCCAAGGAGCTGGAGGATGTATCTGAGGGGCTGAAGGACAAGG ACATCCGCTCCACATTGGAGGTAATCAGTTGCACCACGTGCCAGAAACACTTCCTTACCTGCCAAgaccctgctctctgcccag CATGGACTGGGAAGAACTTCAGGTGGGCTATGGGCATCGGCATCGCTCTGCCCCTGGTGACCCTAGCTGGAGGTGG ATGTTACATTTTCTGGCtcgagaagaagaaaaagaagaaggacgAGGAGGCACAAAAGGTCTGGGACATCTAG